CGCATGGGTGATGTAGTGCACTCGACACCGGCCTACATTCCCACCCCGACTTCTGATCCGAGTGGCTGCACTTTTGATGCCAACCTGTCCAGTCCGGCCACCGACCGTGCCTCCATCTTTGCCCGTCCAGCGGCCGTGGCCGTGGCTGCCAACGATGGCTTCCTGCATATCTTCAATGCCACTTACGGCAGCAGTAATGTGGGCAATGAGCTGGCGGCCTATCTGCCGGCCAGCATTTACGCCAGCCTGCCCAATCTGAGTTCCACGACGTATGCCCACCAGTTCTTCAATGACGGCTCGCCGCTGTACAAGGATGTTTGCTTTCTGTATGGCAGCAGTGGCACTGCACTGGCCAGTCCGGAAGCCCGTTCGGTGGTAGTGGGGACAACTGGTGCCGGTGGCACCAGTGTGTATGCGTTGGACGTCACCCATGTGGATAGCCTAGGCAGCAGCAATGTGCTGTGGGAATTCTCGGCTAAGGATGATGCCAAGCTGGGCTACACCATTGGCAATCCGGTGATCACCAAGCTGAGCAATGGCCGGCCGGTAGTGATTTTCGGTAACGGCTACAACCAGAGCAGCGGCACCACCGCCTCCCTGTTTGTGCTGTATCTGGACAAGAAATCGGGCGTGGCCTGGACGCAGGGCAGCAATTATTTCCGTATCGATCTGCCCGCCCCGACCTTGCTGAATACTTCGCCAAACGGCCTGTCGGCACCGGGCATTGTCATCAGCAATGGTGCGGTCAAGTACGTGTATGCCGGTGATCTGAATGGCAATCTGTGGAAATTCGACCTGAGCGCCACCACGCCATCCAGCTGGACGGCACCGACCACACCGCTGTTTACCGCCTGCACCGGCACCTCTACCGGCCTGACCAGTGGTACCCAGTGTACGGCCAGCACGGTACAGCCGATCACCTCGGGGGTGACCATTACCCGCGATCCGCTACGCGGCTATCTGGTGTTGTTTGGTACTGGCCAGTACCTGTCCGGTAACGATCTGAGCCAAACCAACACCCAAACCCTGTATGGTATTCGCGATGACGGCACCCTGTCCGGCAAGACGACTATCTCGGCCAACCTGCTGGCGCAGGGCATAGGCTCACAGGTGACTACCAGCACTAGCAACGGCAGCACGCTGACCTATTACAGCCTGACGAACAACCTCTCGGCCAGTTATCTGCCCAGTACCTATAACGGCTGGTACCTACCATTAAAGGCGGTCACGACAACGAGTGGATCTACCACTACAACGGACTCTACTTTTGTGAATGCCCGTGTGGTGACCACGCCCACGTTGTACCAGAACACGCTGGCTTATTTCACCGCTATCATTCCGTCTTCCTCCAGCGTGTGTGGTAGCGGCGGGCAGACTGCGCTGTTTGGGCTTAACTATGCGACCGGCGGAGCATCGACATCCGCCATCTACGACACATCCGGCAATGGCTTGATGAATAGTGCCGACCAGGTGGCCAATGCCATGCTCAGCAATGGCATCTCCTCCGGGACGCCGCTGATGGCCAGTGCTAACGGTCAGCGCTATATCTGCACGGTGGGTTCTGCCGGCACCATTACCTGCACGGCGGCGGCACAGTACAGCAGTACCTATGGCCGCCTGTCCTGGCGTGAAATCATTCAATCGTGGTGAGCTAAAGCATGGCTGACAAGCATACGGGTTTTACATTGATCGAGATGATGATCACGGTGGCAATCATCGGCATTCTGGCGGCGATAGCCCTGCCGTCTTATCGTAATTACATCATGCGCGGCCACCGCAGCGAGGCCGAAACCGTGATGATGCAGGTGGCGCAAGAGCAGGAGCGCTACTACACCATGAACAACCAGTACAATATCGGTGCCACTCAGGTCAGCCCGCTGGGAGCTACTGGCACCTCCATCCTGTACAACGTTACCGTGGCCAGCGGGACCGCACCCGCCGGTTTCCAGGTAAATGCGGTGCCGGCCAATGCCCAATCGCCAGATTCCCAGTGCGGTACCCTGACGTTGGACGCCCTTGGCAACAAGGGCTCCAGTGGCACTTATGCCACGGCGGACTGCTGGAAATAGCCGTTGGACCCGTGCCGGTGACGTGGCACGGGCCGATTTCCCCTGTCACGTGCGGACGGCTGCAGCCAGAACGGTGGACTACCGTATAATGCTGGCCAGTCATGCTTTCTACAGGCACCGCCATGTCCTACCCCACACCCGCATTTGAAGACAAGATCTGCCCGCCGGAGCAGCTGGCCGCAAAGCTGGCCGCCTTGCCGCGTCCCATCGTGTTTACCAACGGTTGTTTCGACATCCTGCATCGCGGCCATGTCACCTACCTGGCACAAGCACGTGCGCTGGGGGCCAGCCTGGTGCTGGGCCTGAATACCGATGCTTCGGTCAAGCGCTTGGGCAAGGGTGATGATCGCCCCATCAATAACGAGCTGAACCGTGCTGCAGTGCTGGCTGCACTGGAGAGCGTCAGCCTGGTGACCTGGTTTGACAGCGATACCCCGGCTGACCTGATCGACCTGGTCAGGCCAGATGTGCTGGTCAAGGGCGGTGACTGGGCGGTGGACAAGATCGTCGGCAGTGCCGAAACCCTGGCCCGTGGTGGCGAAGTGCATTCCATCCCCTTCCTGTTTGCCACCTCAACCACGCAAACCATTAACAAGATCCGTGCCGCCGAGGACAAAGCGTGAGCGAGCACGCATTTGCCGTGCTGCGCCAGTTGAGCGATGGCCGCTTTCATTCCGGTGCCGACATCGCGCGCGAACTGGGCTGTTCACGAACCCTGATCTGGCAGGCGGTGCATGCCATTGAACAGGAGTTCGGCCTTACCGTATTCAGCGTGCGCGGCCAAGGTTACAAGTTGGCTGAACCCTTCGAATGGCTGGATGTGGCCAGCGTGCGCGATGCACTGTCTTCGCCAGCCGCCGAGACCTTTACGCTTGCGGTGACTGAACGCACTGACTCCACCAACAGCCAACTGATGGCCAGAGCGGCCAGTGGTGGCCTGCATGGATTGGTGCTGGCTGCGGAAATGCAGAGTGCTGGCCGTGGCCGGCTGGGTCGGCGTTGGCAGACCCGTCTGGGTGCCGGGCTTACTTTCTCCCTGTTGTGGCGTTTTGATCGCGGCCTTGCCGAGCTGGCCGGTCTGTCGCTGGCGGTGGGGCTGGC
The sequence above is drawn from the Aquitalea denitrificans genome and encodes:
- a CDS encoding pilus assembly protein yields the protein MAAKYGGFTDTNGNSWPDQPSEWASTSSAASLPPFPSPATGYTGTPTNYAPANNPAAMVTALTNALSTVSGSANASQAGLIGSFTGSKVFSASTYVFQPAFNSTDWSGDLIANTYALTTSSTGAVSLTFTPAWQAKLKLETQLNSSVTARNVLTYDYTAMAGAAFNTTWYSALSSKTDVPTGSTSFQYTGLNTGGYGTYRVNYLRGDKTQEGSSTSPQFRVRNYRMGDVVHSTPAYIPTPTSDPSGCTFDANLSSPATDRASIFARPAAVAVAANDGFLHIFNATYGSSNVGNELAAYLPASIYASLPNLSSTTYAHQFFNDGSPLYKDVCFLYGSSGTALASPEARSVVVGTTGAGGTSVYALDVTHVDSLGSSNVLWEFSAKDDAKLGYTIGNPVITKLSNGRPVVIFGNGYNQSSGTTASLFVLYLDKKSGVAWTQGSNYFRIDLPAPTLLNTSPNGLSAPGIVISNGAVKYVYAGDLNGNLWKFDLSATTPSSWTAPTTPLFTACTGTSTGLTSGTQCTASTVQPITSGVTITRDPLRGYLVLFGTGQYLSGNDLSQTNTQTLYGIRDDGTLSGKTTISANLLAQGIGSQVTTSTSNGSTLTYYSLTNNLSASYLPSTYNGWYLPLKAVTTTSGSTTTTDSTFVNARVVTTPTLYQNTLAYFTAIIPSSSSVCGSGGQTALFGLNYATGGASTSAIYDTSGNGLMNSADQVANAMLSNGISSGTPLMASANGQRYICTVGSAGTITCTAAAQYSSTYGRLSWREIIQSW
- a CDS encoding type IV pilin protein, which encodes MADKHTGFTLIEMMITVAIIGILAAIALPSYRNYIMRGHRSEAETVMMQVAQEQERYYTMNNQYNIGATQVSPLGATGTSILYNVTVASGTAPAGFQVNAVPANAQSPDSQCGTLTLDALGNKGSSGTYATADCWK
- the rfaE2 gene encoding D-glycero-beta-D-manno-heptose 1-phosphate adenylyltransferase → MSYPTPAFEDKICPPEQLAAKLAALPRPIVFTNGCFDILHRGHVTYLAQARALGASLVLGLNTDASVKRLGKGDDRPINNELNRAAVLAALESVSLVTWFDSDTPADLIDLVRPDVLVKGGDWAVDKIVGSAETLARGGEVHSIPFLFATSTTQTINKIRAAEDKA